A single window of Flavobacterium sp. 140616W15 DNA harbors:
- a CDS encoding ABC transporter ATP-binding protein, whose product MIEVKNIEKSFGDSKVLKGVSTVFETGKTNLIIGQSGSGKTVLLKSLLGIHAPDSGTIEFDGRVYSELDPDEKRELRTEIGMVFQGSALFDSMTVAENVAFPLKMFTTDTGSKIQDRVDFVLKRVNLIDAHKKLPSEISGGMQKRVAIARAIVNNPKYLFCDEPNSGLDPNTSTLIDNLIKEITEEYNITTVINTHDMNSVMEIGENILFLKNGVKEWQGTKEQIFVTDNKAIVEFVYSSNLFKKVREAYLKG is encoded by the coding sequence ATGATAGAAGTAAAAAATATAGAAAAATCATTTGGCGACAGCAAAGTACTTAAAGGCGTTTCGACCGTATTTGAAACTGGGAAAACAAACCTAATCATTGGGCAAAGTGGATCTGGAAAAACGGTATTATTAAAAAGCTTACTAGGTATTCATGCTCCAGATTCTGGAACAATTGAGTTTGATGGTAGAGTTTATTCAGAACTAGATCCAGATGAAAAAAGAGAATTACGTACCGAAATCGGAATGGTATTTCAAGGAAGTGCCTTATTTGATTCCATGACCGTTGCCGAAAACGTTGCTTTCCCTCTTAAAATGTTTACTACAGATACTGGATCTAAAATTCAAGATCGTGTAGATTTCGTTTTAAAAAGAGTAAATCTAATTGATGCTCATAAAAAATTACCGTCGGAAATCTCTGGAGGAATGCAAAAACGTGTAGCTATTGCTCGTGCTATTGTAAATAACCCTAAGTACTTATTTTGTGATGAACCAAACTCTGGTTTAGATCCAAATACTTCGACTTTAATTGATAACTTAATTAAAGAAATTACCGAAGAATATAATATCACAACCGTAATTAACACGCATGATATGAATTCTGTAATGGAAATTGGTGAGAATATTTTATTCTTAAAAAATGGTGTAAAAGAATGGCAAGGAACAAAAGAACAGATTTTTGTAACTGATAATAAAGCTATTGTAGAATTTGTTTATTCATCAAATTTATTCAAAAAAGTAAGAGAAGCTTATTTAAAAGGATAA
- a CDS encoding ABC transporter permease, translating into MMLIRYLSQIGRYFLMLKEIFNKQTKWSVMKKLIFKEIDDLIIDSLGIVCFISFFVGGVVAIQTALNLTNPLIPKYLIGFATRQSVILEFAPTFISVIMAGKMGSFITSSIGTMRVTEQIDALEVMGVNSLNYLVFPKIIALLLYPFVIGISMFLGIFGGWLAGVYGGFTTSDDFIMGAQMEFIPFHITYAFIKTIIFAMLLATIPSFHGYYMKGGALEVGKASTVAFVWTSVSIILFNYILTQLLLGS; encoded by the coding sequence ATGATGCTCATTCGTTATTTATCCCAAATAGGAAGATACTTCTTGATGCTTAAAGAAATTTTCAATAAACAAACCAAATGGTCTGTTATGAAGAAACTAATCTTTAAAGAAATTGATGACTTAATTATTGATTCCCTTGGTATTGTTTGTTTCATTTCATTCTTCGTAGGAGGAGTTGTTGCAATTCAAACCGCATTAAACTTAACAAATCCATTAATTCCAAAATACTTAATTGGTTTCGCAACCAGACAATCCGTTATTTTAGAATTTGCCCCAACATTTATCTCTGTTATTATGGCAGGGAAAATGGGCTCTTTCATCACATCGAGTATAGGAACTATGCGAGTAACCGAGCAAATTGATGCGCTGGAAGTTATGGGGGTTAATTCATTAAACTACCTGGTTTTTCCAAAAATAATTGCTTTACTACTATATCCTTTTGTAATCGGAATTAGTATGTTCTTAGGAATTTTTGGTGGTTGGCTAGCTGGAGTTTATGGCGGTTTTACAACCAGTGATGATTTTATAATGGGAGCACAAATGGAATTTATTCCGTTTCATATTACTTATGCTTTTATTAAAACGATAATATTCGCCATGCTATTGGCAACTATTCCATCTTTTCATGGCTATTATATGAAAGGTGGTGCACTAGAAGTAGGAAAAGCAAGTACAGTAGCATTCGTTTGGACATCTGTATCTATTATCCTTTTTAATTATATACTAACACAATTGTTATTAGGCTCATGA
- a CDS encoding glycosyltransferase family 2 protein, whose protein sequence is MKYYIVIPAHNEQEYIGLTLQSLISQTVLPKKVVVVNDNSTDKTEEIVLNYVKENPYISLVNKTSSAIHLPGSKVIQAFHKGFETLDEDYNIIVKLDGDLIFPPNYFETVISHFQSDPKIGMAGGFCYIEKNGDWILENLTDKDHIRGALKAYRKETFQQIGGLKPSMGWDTVDELLCKYYDWKIVTDSSLHVKHLKPTGANYSKTARYKQGEAFYTLGYGFWITAIASAKLAMMKKRPFLFFDYIKGFLKAKKAKTPLLVTDAQAKFIRNYRLKKMKEKLF, encoded by the coding sequence ATGAAATATTACATTGTTATACCGGCACATAACGAGCAAGAATATATTGGTTTAACGTTGCAGTCATTGATTTCGCAAACCGTTTTACCAAAAAAAGTTGTTGTAGTCAATGACAATTCTACCGATAAAACGGAAGAAATTGTATTGAATTATGTCAAAGAAAATCCATACATCTCATTGGTTAATAAAACCTCGAGTGCTATACATTTGCCAGGAAGCAAAGTAATCCAAGCATTTCACAAGGGGTTTGAAACACTCGACGAGGATTATAATATCATTGTAAAATTAGATGGAGATTTAATTTTTCCTCCAAACTATTTCGAAACTGTTATTTCTCACTTTCAATCCGATCCAAAAATCGGAATGGCAGGAGGTTTTTGCTACATAGAAAAAAATGGAGATTGGATATTAGAAAATCTAACCGACAAAGATCATATTCGTGGTGCACTAAAAGCCTATCGAAAAGAAACTTTTCAACAAATTGGAGGCCTAAAACCCTCAATGGGCTGGGACACAGTAGACGAATTGCTTTGTAAATATTACGATTGGAAAATAGTTACCGATTCTTCTTTACACGTAAAACACCTTAAACCAACTGGTGCTAATTACAGCAAAACAGCACGTTATAAACAAGGTGAAGCTTTTTATACTTTAGGCTATGGTTTTTGGATCACTGCAATTGCATCTGCAAAACTAGCAATGATGAAGAAAAGACCTTTTCTATTTTTTGATTACATTAAAGGATTTTTGAAAGCAAAAAAAGCAAAAACACCATTATTGGTAACCGATGCACAAGCAAAATTCATTCGAAATTATCGTTTGAAAAAAATGAAAGAAAAGCTTTTTTAG
- a CDS encoding SDR family oxidoreductase: MKNIIITGTSRGIGYELALQFANAGHQVLAISRKIPQLLLEHSNVTCLSIDLSDESELYKVDEFLSSTWKKVDALVHNAGALLLKPFAETTQADFENIYKVNVFAVANLTRVCLPYLQKGSHVVTISSIGGVRGSLKFAGLAAYSSSKGAVITLSELLAEEYKEKGISFNVLALGSVQTEMLQEAFPGYQAPISAEGMATYIYDFTLNGNKYFNGKVLEVSSTNP, from the coding sequence ATGAAAAATATTATTATCACAGGAACGAGTAGGGGGATAGGTTATGAATTGGCTTTGCAATTTGCAAATGCTGGACATCAGGTATTGGCAATTTCAAGAAAAATCCCTCAATTGCTTTTGGAACATTCTAATGTGACTTGTCTTTCTATTGATTTATCCGATGAGTCTGAATTATACAAAGTAGACGAATTTCTTTCTTCGACTTGGAAAAAAGTAGATGCATTGGTGCATAATGCTGGAGCTTTGCTTTTAAAGCCTTTTGCAGAAACTACTCAGGCCGATTTTGAAAATATTTATAAAGTAAATGTTTTTGCAGTAGCCAATTTAACTAGAGTTTGTTTGCCATATCTTCAAAAAGGAAGTCATGTGGTAACAATAAGTTCTATTGGAGGTGTTCGCGGTAGTCTTAAATTTGCAGGACTTGCAGCGTATAGTTCTAGTAAAGGAGCCGTGATTACACTCTCAGAATTATTGGCTGAAGAATACAAAGAAAAAGGAATCTCATTTAATGTTTTGGCATTAGGTTCTGTTCAAACAGAAATGTTGCAAGAAGCTTTTCCAGGATATCAGGCACCAATTTCGGCAGAGGGAATGGCAACATACATTTACGATTTTACCCTTAATGGGAATAAATATTTTAACGGAAAAGTGTTGGAGGTTTCTTCTACGAATCCTTAG
- a CDS encoding SprT-like domain-containing protein has translation MSQTLAKYIPEHAVIPVFDLIVANQVHLKIVNERQTRHGDYRKGPSGKHEITVNSSLNKYKFLITLIHEISHLVAFEKFGRNIKPHGNEWKYSFQRLMVPFIRPEIFPSHLLPLLAKHFKNPTASSDTDATLSLALKQYDQENDKNYIFEIPFGSVFRIHNGKIFKKMAVRTKRFECLEISSGRTYLFNPNAEVELLPVKN, from the coding sequence TTGAGCCAAACTCTAGCAAAATATATACCTGAACATGCAGTGATACCTGTTTTTGATTTGATTGTTGCCAATCAAGTTCATCTGAAAATCGTAAATGAACGTCAGACACGTCATGGTGATTATAGAAAAGGGCCAAGCGGTAAACATGAAATTACTGTGAATTCTAGCTTAAATAAATACAAGTTTTTGATTACACTAATTCATGAAATTTCTCATTTGGTAGCCTTTGAGAAATTTGGAAGAAATATTAAACCTCATGGAAATGAATGGAAATATTCTTTCCAGCGGTTAATGGTTCCATTTATACGACCGGAGATTTTTCCGAGTCATTTATTACCATTGTTAGCCAAACATTTTAAAAATCCTACAGCAAGTAGCGACACTGATGCAACATTGTCATTGGCTCTTAAACAATATGATCAAGAAAACGATAAGAATTATATTTTTGAAATACCATTTGGAAGCGTTTTTAGGATACATAACGGAAAAATTTTTAAGAAGATGGCCGTAAGGACCAAACGGTTTGAATGTCTCGAAATAAGCTCCGGGAGGACTTATCTTTTTAATCCAAATGCAGAAGTAGAGCTATTACCAGTTAAGAATTAG